A DNA window from Syngnathus typhle isolate RoL2023-S1 ecotype Sweden linkage group LG2, RoL_Styp_1.0, whole genome shotgun sequence contains the following coding sequences:
- the prpf6 gene encoding pre-mRNA-processing factor 6 has protein sequence MSASVAKPPSKNAPKTNAAATGAAGATGGAPVIPLASPLMGKKKKPFLGMPAPLGYVPGLGRGATGFTTRSDIGPARDANDPVDDRHAPPGKRTVGDQMKKNQEEDEEDLNDTNYDEFNGYAGSLFSSGPYEKDDEEADAIYSALDKRMDERRKERRELREKEEIEKYRMERPKIQQQFSDLKRKLAEVSEEEWLSIPEVGDARNKRQRNPRFEKLTPVPDSFFSKHLQTGENHTSVDPLKGLGGLNTPYPGSMTPGLMTPGTGDLDMRKIGQARNTLMDMRLSQVSDSVSGQTVVDPKGYLTDLNSMIPTHGGDISDIKKARLLLKSVRETNPHHPPAWIASARLEEVTGKLQVARNLIMKGTEMCPKSEDVWLEAARLQPGDTAKAVVAQAVRHMPQSVRIYIRAAELETDVRAKKRVLRKALENVSKSVRLWKTAVELEEPEDARIMLSRAVECCPTSVELWLALARLETYENARRVLNKARENIPTDRHIWITAAKLEEANGNTQMVEKIIERAITSLRANGVEINREQWIQDAEECDKAGSVATCQAVIRAVIGIGIDEEDRKHTWMEDSDSCVAHGALECARAIYAHALQVFPSKKSVWLRAAYFEKNHGTRESLETLLQKAVAHCPKAEVLWLMGAKSKWLAEDVPAARSILALAFQANPNSEEIWLAAVKLESENNEYERARRLLAKARSSAPTARVFMKSVKLEWVLGNIEAAQELCTEALKHYEDFPKLWMMRGQIEEQCDAMDKAREAYNQGLKKCPNSVALWLLTSRLEERVGQLTRARAILEKARLKNPQSPELWLESVRLEFRSGLKNIANTLMAKALQECPNSGILWAEAVFLEARPQRKTKSVDALKKCEHDPHVLLAVAKLFWSERKITKAREWFLRTVKIEPDLGDAWALFYKFELQHGTEEQQEEVRKRCENAEPRHGELWCAESKHVLNWQKKTTEILAQVASKIKNTF, from the exons ATGTCCGCCAGTGTGGCTAAACCGCCTTCTAAAAATGCCCCTAAAACAAACGCAGCAGCCACCGGAGCAGCGGGAGCAACCGGTGGAGCACCGGTTATTCCTCTCGCCTCCCCGCTAATGGGGAAAAAGAAGAAACCCTTCCTGGGGATGCCTGCCCCACTAGGCTACGTTCCCGGTTTGGGCAGAGG GGCTACTGGTTTCACGACCCGTTCTGACATTGGTCCAGCTCGTGATGCCAATGATCCAGTAGATGACCGACATGCACCCCCAGGAAAGAGAACGGTTGGGGACCAAATGAAGAAGAACCaggaagaggatgaagaagatCTGAATGACACAAATTATGATGAG TTTAACGGATATGCCGGGAGCCTGTTCTCCAGCGGTCCTTACGAGAAGGACGACGAAGAAGCAGATGCCATATATTCGGCTTTGGATAAAAGGATGGATGAAAGACGCAAAGAAAGAAG GGAGCTGAGAGAAAAGGAGGAGATTGAGAAATACCGTATGGAGCGACCCAAAATTCAGCAGCAGTTTTCAGATCTCAAG AGGAAACTGGCAGAGGTCTCCGAGGAGGAGTGGCTTAGCATTCCTGAAGTGGGAGACGCCAGGAATAAGCGCCAGAGGAACCCACGCTTTGAGAAACTCACTCCTGTCCCGGACAGCTTTTTTTCCAAGCACCTTCAGACAGGAGAAAACCACACAAGTGTGGATCCTCTGAAGGGG CTTGGTGGTCTGAACACTCCATACCCAGGAAGCATGACGCCAGGGCTGATGACGCCAGGGACGGGAGACCTTGACATGAGGAAAATTGGTCAGGCCAGGAACACACTCATGGATATGAGACTCAGTCAG GTGTCTGACTCAGTCAGCGGTCAGACGGTGGTGGATCCAAAAGGTTACCTGACTGACCTCAACTCCATGATCCCCACACACGGAGGAGACATCAG TGACATTAAAAAGGCTCGTCTGCTATTGAAATCCGTGAGGGAGACAAACCCTCATCACCCGCCTGCCTGGATTGCCTCAGCCAGGCTGGAAGAAGTAACTGGGAAACTGCAGGTGGCCCGGAACCTCATCATGAAAGGCACAGAGATGTGTCCCAAG AGCGaggacgtgtggctggaggcAGCCAGGCTGCAGCCTGGTGACACGGCAAAAGCTGTTGTAGCTCAAGCTGTCCGCCACATGCCGCAGTCGGTCCGAATCTACATCAGAGCTGCGGAGCTAGAAACAGACGTCAGAGCCAAGAAAAGAGTCCTCAGGAAGG CCCTAGAGAATGTGTCCAAGTCAGTCCGTCTTTGGAAGACAGCCGTCGAGCTGGAGGAGCCAGAAGATGCCAGAATTATGCTGAGCCGAGCAGTGGAGTGTTGCCCAACAAGTGTGGAG CTGTGGCTGGCTTTGGCTCGCCTTGAGACGTACGAGAACGCCCGACGCGTCTTGAACAAGGCCCGTGAGAACATCCCCACCGACCGCCACATTTGGATCACCGCTGCAAAGTTGGAGGAGGCCAATGGCAACACGCAGATGGTGGAAAAGATCATTGAGAGAGCCATCACCTCACTGCGTGCCAACGGGGTGGAGATCAACAGAGAGCAGTGGATACAG GACGCAGAGGAGTGCGACAAAGCGGGCAGCGTGGCCACCTGCCAGGCCGTAATCAGAGCGGTCATTGGGATAGGCATCGACGAGGAAGACCGCAAGCACACCTGGATGGAGGACTCTGATAGT TGTGTGGCGCACGGAGCATTGGAGTGTGCCAGGGCCATCTATGCTCATGCTCTGCAGGTGTTCCCCAGTAAGAAAAGCGTGTGGCTTCGAGCGGCCTACTTTGAGAAGAACCACGGAACCAG GGAGTCTTTGGAGACACTCCTCCAGAAAGCCGTGGCTCACTGTCCAAAGGCGGAGGTACTCTGGCTTATGGGAGCCAAATCCAAGTGGCTAGCTGAGGACGTGCCCGCCGCCAGAAGTATCCTCGCTCTGGCCTTTCAG GCTAACCCAAACAGTGAGGAGATCTGGCTGGCTGCTGTCAAGCTGGAGTCCGAAAATAACGAGTACGAGAGAGCTCGCCGGCTGCTAGCCAAAGCTCGCAGCAGCGCGCCCACAGCGAGA GTTTTTATGAAGTCGGTGAAGTTGGAGTGGGTGTTAGGCAACATTGAAGCTGCTCAGGAGCTGTGCACCGAGGCCCTGAAACACTATGAGGACTTTCCCAAACTCTGGATGATGAGGGGCCAAATTGAAGAACAATGTGACGCCATGGATAAAGCCAGAGAGGCCTACAACCAAGGG TTGAAAAAGTGTCCCAACTCAGTGGCCCTGTGGCTTCTGACATCGCGTCTGGAAGAACGAGTGGGACAGCTGACCAGAGCCAGAGCCATCCTGGAGAAGGCGCGACTCAAGAACCCACAGAGTCCCGAGTTGTG GTTGGAATCGGTCCGATTAGAATTTCGTTCAGGACTGAAGAACATTGCAAACACACTGATGGCCAAAGCTCTGCAAGAATGTCCTAATTCAG GCATCCTGTGGGCCGAGGCCGTCTTTTTGGAAGCCAGGCCACAGAGGAAGACCAAGAGTGTGGATGCTTTGAAGAAATGTGAACACGATCCACATGTGTTGCTCGCCGTAGCCAA GTTGTTCTGGAGTGAGCGGAAGATCACCAAAGCCAGAGAGTGGTTCCTCCGCACAGTCAAGATCGAGCCTGACCTGGGAGATGCTTGGGCTCTCTTCTACAAGTTTGAGCTGCAGCATGGAACAGAA GAGCAGCAGGAAGAAGTGCGCAAGCGCTGTGAGAATGCCGAGCCACGTCACGGAGAGTTGTGGTGCGCTGAGTCTAAACATGTTCTGAACTGGCAGAAGAAGACAACAGAGATTCTTGCACAAGTTGCAAGCAAGATCAAAAACACATTCTGA